In a genomic window of Malassezia japonica chromosome 4, complete sequence:
- a CDS encoding uncharacterized protein (EggNog:ENOG503P63N; COG:S), with product MSGGVISASGIPSADAASLAAILRVILQCSVDTAGALGVQCAEAIAELPEDSQPGTYDGLVDVARFCVEEEPGWDALDSAGLVGTYPHVYVDGKSAGKRLAQRYEQYEKRFPGLRYVAPGEGRSAALVADEIDSVLKRTVSKETYDAESSEWKTELERNLDALWDLSLDRAVALEEGTLGAGAMNEEEAPEDDAAAAPSAEPAAAASTAEAAPTPEAARSGAALGTQATPTDASPATPSAPAAAPEGQPKPSADHAAATKEASSGAPSSAPPPPADDETQPFLSLASFRALAVTSPVLQKFFEHDLASSVRLEPVQRSTTGGAFAWHAAPVLPRGGAAQNKAGDSNTVSLTTTLIHGNTAPLDADTPASYSRDITTGTRGKVVGFLGGLLGEEGKTRMDALADQVALRLQTHSVKGPLPSFAAPAPLTPEKPKGGLWGTSFMRASSASHGATPKDDARPTLGGRLAGALRRQPPKTETTTIPHGDDLSPTGPPESSILSREGPEAAVASLRAANEALTQERDTMIMTP from the exons ATGAGCGGCGGTGTGatcagcgcgagcggcatcCCGAGCGCGGATGCGGCATCGCTCGCCGCAATTCTGCGCGTAATTCTGCAGTGTTCGGTGGATACTGCGGGCGCACTTGGCGTGCagtgcgccgaggcgattgCAGAATTGCCAGAGGATAGCCAGCCTGGTACCTATGATGGGCTTGTGGACGTCGCGCGGTTCTGTGTCGAGGAGGAACCGGGATGGGACGCGCTCGATAGTGCAGGACTTGTTGGGACATATCCCCATGTATACGTCGATGGCAAAAGCGCgggcaagcgcctcgcgcagcgctaCGAGCAGTACGAGAAGCGCTTCCCTGGCCTGCGCTACGTGGCGCCGGGCGAGGGGCGGAGTGCCGCGCTAGTCGCCGACGAAATCGACAGCGTGCTGAAGCGGACTGTGTCGAAAGAAACGTACGacgccgagtcgagcgagtGGAAGActgagctcgagcgcaactTGGATGCGCTGTGGGATCTGTCGCTCGATCGCGCCGTTGCGTTGGAAGAGGGCACGCTGGGTGCAGGTGCAATgaacgaggaggaggcgcccgaggacgatgcggcggctgcgccgtCTGCCGAGCCGGCTGCGGCTGCAAGCACGGCCGAAGCGGCGCCCACGCCCGAAGCAGCTCGTTCGGGCGCAGCCCTGGGTACCCAGGCTACCCCCACGGATGCATCCCCAGCGACCCCctctgcgccggccgctgcgccggaaGGGCAGCCCAAGCCCAGTGCGGACCATGCCGCCGCTACAAAAGAGGCATCGTCAGGCGCCCCATCGTCCGCCCCCCCGCCCCCAGcggacgacgagacgcAGCCTTTTCTCTCCCTTGCGTCGTTCCGTGCGCTGGCTGTCACGTCGCCCGTTTTGCAAAAGTTTTTTGAACACGACCTAGCGAGCTCGGTGCGACTCGAGCCCGTTCAGCGTTCCACGACGGGCGGGGCATTTGCCTGGCATGCCGCGCCAGTGCTAccccgcggcggcgccgctcagAACAAAGCGGGCGATAGCAACACGGTCTCGTTGACCACTACCCTGATCCACGGCAATACCGCTCCCCTGGATGCTGATACGCCTGCGAGCTATTCGCGCGACATTACGACTGGTACACGTGGTAAGGTCGTTGGTTTCCTCGGCGGTCTACTAGGCGAGGAGGGCAAGACGCGCATGGACGCGCTTGCAGACCAGGTTGCCTTGCGCCTTCAAACGCACTCGGTGAAAGGCCCGCTGCCGAGTTTTGCGGCCCCTGCGCCGTTGACACCTGAAAAACCCAAAGGTGGACTGTGGGGAACGTCGTTTATGCGTGCCTCCTCCGCTTCACACGGCGCTACGCCcaaggacgacgcgcgtccGACCCTCGGGGGTCGCTTGGCTGGTGCATTGCGGAGACAGCCGCCCAAAACCGAAACAACGACAATTCCACACGGTGACGACCTATCTCCGACGGGTCCCCCGGAAAGCAGCATCCTTTCGCGCGAGGGCCCCGAAGCTGCCGTTgcgagcttgcgcgccgcgaatGAGGCATTGACTCAGGAGCGTGATAC GATGATCATGACGCCATGA
- a CDS encoding cytochrome-b5 reductase (TransMembrane:1 (i28-47o); EggNog:ENOG503P0NI; COG:C; COG:H): MAWMRALRGVRGVATQAVRPETSRAQRFAVYGAAFVAGIGVGCWVTRPRTALPGPEDYAEFSVLGSALLPRDGSAAFDVREPAVHRLVQVKAQGDLPTPPSDTLRSRLAIYSYYVKEPSLQVERAYTPLAMLMRGEASALTFLVKRYTDGEMSRYLHRLRPGGSVSLRGPVPTWTLGDAPMPKEIVMLVGGTGVSTALQLLSNVYSHPSPDAPKIKVLYAAQSLDSLEMVPDLASFAHAHPQQVSLGVWVERLGGQRGMLGGVEPTPATVRPLAQKTGWFAKPAAPKRYLLSVGERDIPLSHGRLAPADLVDASCSCVAPMALYVR, from the exons ATGGCGTGgatgcgcgcgctgcgaggcgtgcggggtgtcgcgacgcaggcggtgcGGCCCGAGACGAGTCGAGCACAGCGCTTTGCTGTGTATGGAGCGGCGTTTGTAGCGGGGATCGGCGTGGGGTGCTGGGTGACACGCCCACGCACCGCACTGCCAGGCCCCGAAGACTATGCCGAATTTTCGGTGCTGGGCTCGGCGCTCTtgccgcgcgacggctcAGCGGCGTTTGACGTACGCGAGCCGGCGGTGCACCGCCTTGTGCAGGTGAAGGCTCAAGGCGACCTCCCTACGCCGCCGTCTGACACACTGCGCAGCCGCCTGGCGATCTACTCGTACTATGTAAAAGAGCCGTCGCtgcaggtcgagcgcgcgtaTACGCCCCTCGCGATGCTCATGCGGGGCGAGGCGTCTGCCCTTACATTCCTCGTGAAGCGGTATACGGACGGCGAAATGTCGCGCTACCTccatcgcctgcgcccgggCGGAAGCGTCTCGCTGCGTGGGCCGGTGCCGACATGGAcgctgggcgacgcgccgatgcCCAAAGAGATTGTCATG CTTGTCGGAGGCACTGGTGTGAGCACTGCACTGCAGCTACTCTCGAATGTGTACTCGCATCCGTCGCCGGATGCGCCCAAAATCAAGGTGCTGTACGCCGCCcagtcgctcgactcgctcgagatGGTGCCGGACCTTGCGTCGTTTGCACACGCGCATCCCCAGCAGGTGTCGCTTGGCGTGtgggtcgagcgcctcggcggccagcgcggcatgcttggcggcgtcgagccgacgccggccacCGTGCGCCCCCTGGCGCAAAAGACGGGTTGGTTTGCCaagcccgccgcgccgaagcgGTACCTGCtctcggtcggcgagcgcgataTTCCCTTGTcgcacggccgcctggCTCCGGCGGACCTTGTCGA cgcctcgtgctcgtGTGTGGCCCCGATGGCTTTGTACGTGCGGTAG
- the COG4 gene encoding Golgi transport complex subunit 4 (EggNog:ENOG503NYET; COG:U), with protein sequence MTRSPAADVRRALDALQAEEHAREARIAGLISAAQASIAGSEEAAAADVAPRLARVAQRSADLEARMQGTAGTASQLYGEMQQLHEERQRVELSMKWCRAVVQLKHACAALAEALEHRDWDAGAAHCAAALEVDQEIVHSEFARQSVPSTMLPDPAPQTLARLRTELLEALTKNFAHYTAPATQDEAQATRFLSLFPVVHAHAEGLAAYTAFAVTLVHAQGKGVQEKLLATPPTAPYYGMLWGAVFDSLAIFIHEHEPVVDRLFLQDGHAGFVQGVLPGLSQEWTRLGLQILEVWDEKRQRVRMLRDANAYRFTVLDGIRGAPHTPGRIFGEGEKPKTDLSLPFSLTRPSTPSAAPPEALAPDIAHADVLLTELAAVSSQWALFRQFLRNQLKTDVVLVDAAAGRAPDASLSARLDALVSETFFPLQIWSLRASIERVHALDTPDLSARPITSSLPDDLFFMLRTIFTRTLSASSLELAERVVTQALALLETEFVEIVVLRMDGCRRALNVPRLVDGPRRAAAVREVKATMIVYLNVLDVSAAYTERILADLHQESFLMQYFDASLPDRADPDVSATSELSLAQDIVSRIGSLTPKLRSALQFETEELYTTLVEPRVQALLHEMLHDLSYDLDEAAYARAEDADAVATRLRAGWESVLPGYREQLTEPNYALLFGHALDAILAPWEEAVMHLRFSELGALRFDKDLRSMLAFFAAQTPWGVRDKFAKLQQVAYVLNRDDDDEGDIYEAGASLGISWQLSPSEVQQSFTTWFGR encoded by the exons ATGACGCgatcgccggcggccgacgtgcggcgcgcgctcgacgcgctgcaggccgaggagcacgcgcgcgaAGCGCGCATAGCAGGGCTCATcagcgctgcgcaggcaTCCATAGCGGGGAGCGAGgaggcggcagcggcggacgtcgcgccgcgcctcgcgcgcgtcgcacagcgGTCGGCGGACCTCGAAGCACGGATGCAGGGCACAGCGGGCACCGCATCGCAGCTCTACGGCGAgatgcagcagctgcatgaagagcggcagcgtgtcgagctctCGATGAAATGGTGCCGCGCCGTGGTCCAGCTGAAgcacgcgtgcgcggcgctcgccgaggcgctcgagcaccgcgacTGGGatgcgggcgccgcgcactgtgccgcggcgctcgaggtggaCCAGGAGATTGTGCACAGCGAGTTTGCGCGGCAGTCGGTGCCGTCGACCATGCTTCCGGACCCGGCACCACAGACGCTCGCAcggctgcgcaccgagctgctcgaagCGCTCACAAAGAACTTTGCGCACTACacggcgcctgcgacgcaggacgaggcgcaggcgacacGCTTTCTCTCGCTCTTTCCCGTggtgcacgcgcacgcagaAGGCCTGGCGGCGTACACCGCGTTTGCCGTCACCCTCGTGCACGCGCAGGGCAAAGGCGTGCAGGAAAAGCTGcttgcgacgccgcccACTGCGCCGTACTATGGCATGCTGTGGGGGGCCGTATTCGACTCGCTCGCCATCTTTATCCACGAACACGAGCCGGTGGTCGACCGCCTCTTTCTCCAAGACGGCCACGCGGGCTTTGTGCAAGGCGTCCTGCCAGGCCTCTCGCAGGAATGGACGCGTCTGGGGTTGCAGATCCTCGAGGTCTGGGACGAAAagcggcagcgcgtgcgcatgcTGCGCGATGCAAACGCATACCGCTTCACGGTCCTCGACGGgatccgcggcgcgccccaCACGCCCGGGCGCATCTTTGGCGAGGGCGAGAAGCCCAAGACGGACCTGTCGCTCCCGTTTTCGCTCACGCGCCcaagcacgccgagcgccgcaccgcccgaggcgctggcgcccGACATTGCACacgccgacgtgctcctcaccgagctcgcggcggtctCGTCGCAGTGGGCGCTCTTTCGGCAGTTTCTGCGGAACCAGCTCAAGACGGACGTGGTGCTGGTCGACGCTGCagccgggcgtgcgccggacgcgtcgctcagtgcgcgtctcgacgcACTCGTGTCCGAGACGTTCTTTCCGCTGCAGATCTggtcgctgcgtgcgagcatcgagcgcgtccaTGCGCTGGATACGCCGGACCTGAGCGCGCGCCCGATCACGAGCTCGCTGCCCGACGACCTCTTCTTTATGCTGCGCACCATCTTTACACGCACGCTCTCTGCCTCCTCGCTAGAGCTTGCTGAGCGTGTCgtgacgcaggcgctcgcgctacTCGAGACCGAGTTTGTCGAGATCGTGGTGCTGCGCATGGACGGAtgccgccgtgcgctcaACGTCcctcgcctcgtcgacggcccccgccgtgcggccgcggtgcgcgaAGTGAAGGCGACCATGATCGTGTACCTCaacgtgctcgacgtgtcCGCCGCGTACACTGAGCGGATCCTCGCGGACCTGCACCAGGAGTCGTTCCTGATGCAGTACTTtgacgcgtcgctgcccgACCGCGCGGACCCCGACGTGTCCGCCACGAGCGAGCtgtcgctcgcgcaggacaTCGTGAGCCGCATCGGCTCGCTCACCCCCAAGCTGCGCTCCGCCTTGCAGTTCGAGACGGAGGAGCTCTATACCACCCTGGTCGAGCCGCgtgtgcaggcgctgctccaCGAAATGCTTCACGACCTCTCCtacgacctcgacgaggcggcgtacgcgcgcgccgaggacgccgacgcggtcgctacgcgcctgcgtgcggGCTGGGAGTCGGTGCTGCCCGGCTACCGTGAGCAGCTCACCGAGCCGAACTACGCGCTGCTCTTTGGCCACGCTCTCGATGCGATCCTCGCGCCGTGGGAAGAGGCGGTGATGCACCTGCGCTTCAGCGAGCTGGGCGCGCTCCGCTTCGACAAGGACCTGCGCAGCATGCTCGCCTTCTTTGCGGCTCAGACGCCGtggggcgtgcgcgacaagTTTGCCAagctgcagcaggtcgCCTACGTACTCAaccgcgacgacgacgacgagggcgaTATCTACGAGgctggcgcgtcgctcggtATCTCGTGGCAGCTGTCACCCAGCGAAGTGCAGCAG AGCTTCACGACCTGGTTCGGGCGGTAA
- a CDS encoding 3-hydroxy acid dehydrogenase (EggNog:ENOG503NW2S; COG:Q), whose amino-acid sequence MFSAARLQDKVVLVTGASSGIGAATAKLFAQAGANVVLAARRADKLSAVREECEAANKAGQSGKGGRYAAISLDMRNTEQIDKVLTQLPDWGKDVDVLVNNAGLAVGTDRVGDLQLDEVDRMFETNVRGLIHITQVFVREFKRRSTGHIINIGSIAGVEAYPGGSVYCASKFAVRAFTSALNKELYDTPIRVSNIQPGMVETEFSVVRFRGDQTAADKVYDGIEPLTAEDIAEEVVWTASRKPHVNLAEVLVMPVNQASPYHVARPGK is encoded by the exons ATGTTCTCCGCTGCGCGTCTACAGGACAAGGTGGTGCTGGTGACCGGTGCGTCGTCCGGTATCGGTGCTGCGACTGCCAAGCTATTTGCTCAGGCCGGTGCGAATGTCGTgctggccgcgcgccgcgcggatAAGctctcggcggtgcgcgaggagtGCGAGGCGGCGAACAAGGCGGGCCAGTCGGGCAAGGGCGGGCGCTACGCTGCGATCTCGCTCGACATGCGCAACACGGAGCAGATCGACAAGGTGCTTACGCAGCTGCCCGACTGGGGCAAggacgtcgacgtgctgg TGAACAACGCGGGCCTCGCCGTGGGCACGGACCGTGTTGGGGACTTGCAGCTCGATGAAGTCGACCGCATGTTTGAGACAAACGTCCGCGGCCTGATCCACATCACGCAGGTCTTTGTGCGCGAGTtcaagcggcgcagcaccgggCACATTATCAACATCGGCTCTATCGCGGGTGTCGAGGCCTACCCCGGCGGCTCGGTGTACTGTGCATCGAAGTTTGCGGTGCGCGCCTTTACCTCTGCGCTGAACAAGGAGCTGTACGACACGCCGATCCGCGTGAGCAACATCCAGCCGGGTATGGTCGAGACCGAGTTCAGCGTCGTCCGCTTCCGTGGCGACCAgacggccgccgacaaGGTGTACGACGGCATCGAGCCGCTCACTGCCGAGGATATCGCCGAGGAGGTCGTGTGGACCGCAAGCCGCAAGCCGCACGTgaacctcgccgaggtgctcgtcATGCCGGTCAACCAGGCGAGCCCGtaccacgtcgcgcgcccgGGCAAGTAG